The Citrifermentans bemidjiense Bem genome window below encodes:
- the odhB gene encoding 2-oxoglutarate dehydrogenase complex dihydrolipoyllysine-residue succinyltransferase, translating into MDIKVPAVGESVYEAVIARWLKKSGEVVAKDEPLCEVETDKVTLEVTSEADGVLTTLAAEGETVKIGAVIATIDARGAEAAPPSGSAAPPEPPPSGAPAAGTAPAKATPKGMAPPISPSGRKLARELGVEPQDVKGTGRGGRVTREDLLKAEGAEPAPAEAEPSPAAQLAPVGKTEPAPAAPPRPAPAEEAERVVRKPMTQIRKRIAERLVSVRQQTAMLTTFNEADMSQVMLLRQKYGEHFLKRHGVKLGFMSFFVRACCEALAQYPEVNAQIDGDDIVYHNFCDIGVAVGSERGLVVPVLRGAESLTLAGIEQQIAQYAEKVRQNRIAIADLEGGTFTISNGGVYGSMLSTPILNPPQSGVLGMHAIQPRAVVVDGEIVVRPMMYLALSYDHRIVDGQGAVGFLKLVKEYIEEPEELLLEG; encoded by the coding sequence ATGGATATTAAGGTTCCCGCGGTGGGTGAGTCGGTCTATGAGGCGGTCATCGCCAGGTGGCTCAAGAAGTCGGGCGAGGTTGTGGCCAAGGATGAGCCGCTTTGCGAGGTTGAAACGGACAAGGTGACCCTGGAGGTGACCTCGGAGGCGGACGGCGTGTTGACCACGCTGGCGGCCGAGGGGGAGACGGTGAAGATCGGCGCGGTGATCGCGACCATAGACGCCCGCGGCGCAGAGGCCGCGCCCCCCTCGGGGAGCGCCGCCCCTCCTGAGCCCCCGCCTTCCGGCGCCCCGGCAGCCGGGACCGCCCCGGCCAAAGCGACCCCCAAGGGTATGGCGCCTCCCATCTCCCCATCGGGGCGCAAGCTGGCACGCGAGCTGGGCGTGGAGCCCCAGGATGTCAAGGGGACCGGGCGCGGAGGGCGCGTGACCAGGGAAGACCTTTTGAAGGCGGAGGGGGCAGAGCCCGCTCCCGCCGAGGCCGAACCCTCCCCTGCGGCACAGCTTGCGCCGGTCGGGAAAACCGAGCCGGCACCCGCTGCTCCGCCCCGTCCCGCCCCAGCCGAAGAAGCGGAGCGCGTGGTCCGCAAGCCGATGACGCAGATCAGAAAGCGCATTGCGGAGCGGCTGGTCTCGGTGCGGCAGCAGACCGCCATGCTCACCACCTTCAACGAGGCGGACATGAGCCAGGTGATGCTGCTGCGCCAGAAGTACGGGGAACATTTCCTGAAGCGCCACGGCGTGAAGCTGGGGTTCATGTCCTTTTTCGTCCGCGCCTGCTGCGAGGCGCTGGCGCAGTATCCCGAGGTGAACGCGCAGATCGATGGCGACGACATCGTCTACCACAACTTCTGTGACATCGGCGTTGCCGTCGGGAGCGAAAGGGGGCTGGTGGTACCGGTCTTGAGAGGTGCCGAGTCGCTCACCCTCGCCGGGATCGAGCAGCAGATCGCACAATACGCCGAGAAGGTGCGCCAAAACCGCATCGCCATCGCCGACCTTGAGGGGGGGACCTTCACCATCTCCAACGGCGGGGTCTACGGTTCCATGCTCTCCACCCCCATCCTCAACCCGCCGCAAAGCGGGGTGCTGGGGATGCACGCGATACAGCCGCGCGCCGTGGTCGTCGACGGCGAGATCGTGGTCCGCCCCATGATGTACCTGGCGCTCTCCTACGATCACCGCATCGTGGACGGGCAGGGGGCGGTGGGGTTTTTGAAGCTGGTCAAGGAGTACATCGAGGAGCCGGAGGAGTTGCTGCTCGAAGGGTAG
- the lipB gene encoding lipoyl(octanoyl) transferase LipB: protein MEHMIFKDVGVIGYAEALRIQEQLVAEVQQGGEEALLLLEHLPVYTIGAGGDRGNVLDPELEPVRVNRGGDVTYHGPGQLVCYPILDLSRRGRDLHRYLRFLERFLVELCAGLGVGCHTVPGRTGVWTGNGKLASIGVGVRRWVSMHGFALNVSPDTAPFSRINPCGMPGCSITSLSLELGEELFVDELKEMVAIRFQPLLNLHLPR from the coding sequence GTGGAGCATATGATCTTCAAGGACGTCGGAGTCATCGGCTATGCCGAGGCGCTCCGGATACAGGAACAACTGGTGGCGGAGGTGCAACAGGGGGGCGAGGAGGCCCTCTTGCTGCTTGAGCACCTCCCCGTCTACACCATCGGCGCGGGGGGGGACCGGGGCAACGTCCTCGATCCGGAATTGGAGCCGGTCCGGGTGAACCGCGGCGGGGACGTCACCTACCACGGCCCGGGCCAGTTGGTCTGCTACCCGATCCTCGACCTGTCCCGGCGCGGGCGCGACCTGCACCGCTACCTTCGTTTCCTGGAGCGCTTCCTGGTCGAGCTTTGCGCCGGCCTCGGGGTCGGCTGCCATACCGTCCCCGGCCGCACCGGCGTCTGGACCGGCAACGGCAAGCTCGCTTCCATAGGGGTAGGGGTACGGCGCTGGGTCTCCATGCACGGCTTCGCGCTGAACGTCTCACCGGACACCGCCCCCTTCTCCAGGATCAACCCCTGCGGCATGCCGGGCTGCAGCATCACCTCCTTGAGCCTGGAACTGGGGGAGGAGCTATTCGTCGATGAGTTGAAAGAAATGGTCGCCATCCGTTTCCAACCGCTTTTGAACCTGCACCTGCCACGATAG